CCCATCGGTACCGGGTCAGCTCGATCTGCTGTCGTTGAGCGGCGGCCAACCGGCACCGGCTTCGCCACCGCAATCATCACCTCAGTCTTTGCCGCAATCACCGCCGCAATTGCTGGAGCGGCCTTTGACCAGTCCGTCGCCGCAGTCAGGAGCTGAACGTCACCCTGCAGCACGCACCCTGTTGATTGTTGACACCGAGACCACTGGGCTGGATCCGCAGCTGGATCACTGCCTGGAAGTCGGTGTGATTCTCTTTGACGTGCCAAGCCGTCAGCTGCTGGCTCAACAATCATTTCTGTTACCGGTGGAGTCCAATGCCGCGGAAGCGATCAATCGCATTCCCGCCTCCGCCACCAACCTGCCCCAGCCCTGGCGTCCTGCCCTCGGCTATCTCCAGTCGTTGCTGGATGCCGCCGATCTGCTCGTGGCGCACAACGCCGCCTTTGATCGTCAGTGGTTCGGCCGAGGTCACCTGCCGGCGACGGACAAGCGCTGGCTCTGCAGCATGGAGGACATGCGCTGGCCACCGGACCGCCAGCTCAGGTCCAGGCCTTCGGTGCGTGATCTGGCCCTGGCCTATGAAATCCCTGTCTGGGCTGCCCATCGTGCTCTGACCGATTGCATCTACCTGGCTGAGGTCTTCCGGCGATGTGAAGACCTTGAACAGTTGATCGAGCATGGCCTGGAGCCGCGTCAGCTGATGCGTGCCCAGGTGTCTTACGACAACCGTCATCTCGCCCGGGATGCCGGTTTCCGCTGGAACGAGCCGGTGAAAGGAGCCTGGGCCAGGCGCCTGTCGGCGAGGGAGGCCTCCAATCTCGACTTTACCGTTGTGCCTGTTGACCCTCCTTTGCCCCTGGCGTCCTGATTTGCTTCATCAGTCCGAAACCTCGCGGAGGGTTTGACCGTGCTGGAGATCTGGCAGCCAGGCTGATGTCATGGAACTTCCCAGGCATCCGCCTTCCGTTCGTTCTCGCCTGCAGCGTTGGCAGCAGGTACGGACTTGGGCGCGCCTGATTCGCGAGGCGGAATGCCTCTGGCATGTGGATGTGCGCGAACTCAAGCGACTCGGTGCACTGGAGCTCTCGCATTTGCTGGAGGAGGTCCCGTCCTGTCAGCGGTCGCGGGTGAATCGATGGCTGACGCGTTACTCGGCTTCGACGCGATTGCCTTCAGGGGCGTCCACCCATAAGCCTTGATTCACTGTTCAAACGCACTTAAGCGCTCACGAACATCGCTGATGAACGCTGCCTGGACCTGCTCTCCGCTAGGGGTAGGTCGGTTTCTTCCAGGCCACCCATGAGCTTTGCCAGGCAGGCTTTCATCCTGTTTTCCCTGCTCGCTGTGGCATCCGGTGTCTCCGCCTCCTCGGATTCTTCTCTGACCGCAGTTGGTGCCGCACTCCCCGCCAGGCTTTATCGAAACTGGTTTGCCCAGATCACCAGTTCAGGCGGTCCTGAGGTCAGTTTTCGACCCGTCAGCTCAGCCGAGGCTCAATGGGCCCTGATCAGGCAGACCGTTGATTTCGCAGTGTCCGATGCTCCGATACAGCCCAGGGACCTGGCCAAGGTGAGGCGTGGTGTGGTTCAGATTCCCATCGCTGGAGAAGCCATCACGTTTGGATACAACCAGCCAGGTTGCGACCTGAAGCTGACCCAACAGCAGGCCGTACAGGTGGCCAGTGGCAGGATCACCGACTGGAAACAGCTCGGCTGCAAGCCGGGTGCTCTGACCTGGGTGCATCGATCGGATGCCTCTGGCACCACCGAGGCCTTCACTCTCACAATGCAGGCGTTTTCCTCTCAATGGTCGCTGGGGACAGGTCAATCGATTCGCTGGCCAGCAGCCAATGCGATCGCCGCAGAAGGAAACTCCGGTGTTGCCGCTGCCATTGAAAACAGGCGAGGTGCCATCGGCTATCTCGGTCTGTCCCATCTCAGCGGCAGTCTGAGGTCCGCTGCAGTGCAGAACAAAGCTGGAGAATTCCTGCGACCCAGCGTGGTCTCCAGCGCTCAGACCCTCAAGGGCATCGAACTGGATTTCAATCTCGCCGGCAGCAACCCCAACCCTTCGGTCCAGGGTGCCTATCCGATCGTCACGCTGATCTGGGGTCTGGCCTACAGGTCTGGAAACGGCGACAACACGCAGGCGGTCAGAGCGGCTCTTGACTTCATGCTGAGCAGCCAGGCCCAGGGCCGGGTTGCCGAGCTCGGTTTGATTCCCCTTGAGACTGAAATACTCAGCAAGTCGCGGCCAGTGATTGAACGGATTAGTCAGTAATCGCAGCCTTTCTGATCGATCATTGCCAGCTTTGACACCCGTCGATTGGTCATTTTTGCCCTGATCTTTCGATACTTTTGAATACTCCTTATTGATTCGATTGCGGGCTCTTCGTCTGGGTGTGTGATGTTGCGCTCCATACACTCGTCGGTAGGGAATCGTCAGTCGGTGCTGTCGAATCTCCTTCAGAATCAAAAACACAAAAAGCAAGGCACTGCCTTCTGGACTTCAGTTTTCAAAATCGAAATCGCTTGCACCTCGCCGCGGGAAACGTGGTGCCACTTCACAAAAACAGGTTGTGGCTTGTTGTTAGTGGCATGGTGAAGCTCGGGGCGGTTTCTGTGCATGGAGATGAGCTACTGCTGGGCCTGGCAGGTCCCAACGAGACCTTCGGCGAACCATTGAGCACGGTCCAGGCCTATGAGGCCGTCACCCTCGCCGACTCGGATCTTCTTTGCATGACGATGGGCGAGGTGCGTGAGTCACAGGATCTTGCCAACGATCTGCTGGGAGCGGTCGTGCTTCGTCATCGCCAGTCGGAGTACCTGCTCTCTCTACTTGGGCTACGTCGAGTTGAGGAGCGCGTTAGAGGTTTTCTGGAGCTGCTTGCTCAGGATTATGGCCAGCCCTGTGAGCAGGGATTGCGCCTCAATCTGCGCCTGACTCATCAGGAGATGGCAAGTGCCCTGAGTACCACCCGTGTAACCGTGACCAGGGTCATCGGTCTGCTCAGAGATGAGGGTTGGCTCAAAATCGACGGTCAGCGTCATCTCGTGATCACCCATTCGCCCTGCAAATAAACTGGTGCAGAGCGAGTGATTTTTAGACTCTTCATTCGGGGTTGTTGTTGTTTGCTTTGAGCGGATTACAGAGCATTCAATAAAAAAAGGCTCCTCGTTTGAGGAGCCTTTGTTTTGGATTGGACTTTGACATCGGAGCGGCGGGATTTGAACCCACGACCCCTACTACCCCAAAGTAGTGCGCTACCAAGCTGCGCCACGCCCCGACGGCAGATGCAAGCTATCACAAGGCATTCCCGCTCTTCGTGTGTCGCTTGATGCGTGTCAGCAGCCTTGTGGTGAGCTTGTCACGGCTGTCGCTTGAATACCCCCAGATTCGCAGTTGTCTGCCCAGCTGACGCAGCGATGACAGATTCATCGAGGCCAGCTGCAGCTCCGGCAGCGTTCTCCAGGCTCTGGAGGCGATCGGCAGGGTGGAACGTCGTTTGTTGTCTCCAAGACTCAAGGTTCCATCAGCGATCCACTCCGGAATCAGCACCACCAGCACTGCGATCAAGCCATAGAGCTCCACCAGGCCGCTCGGCAGTGGATGCAGACGTCGAGGTGGCTTTTGCTCAGGAATGGTGGGCACGCCGTGCAAGGTGTTCCAGTCGCTCCCAACCTTGCCAGGTCGGTTTAACCAGATGGGAGGGAGTGGTCAGATCGGCATGGTTCCCTTCGCCAAAGTTCCCCTCGCCAGAGTTGCCCTCGACAGAGTTGCACTCGACGGGGGCGAGATGACCTGGGCAGGAGGGGCAGGGGATGGATCGCGCCAGAGAAAAGGACGCTCTTGATCCGACCGGGGTTTCAGGGAGAAGGCCACGGCGAAGACCAGGACCACCGTCAGTGCAATGACGGCGATCACCACCCTGTCGGGAAGGGAGTCGTTCATGTCTGCAGCTGGATCGGACTGTTGTCACCTCGCAGGACGCAGTGACTGATGCTCCAGTCGTAATGGCTCCAGACCTGACTGGGCAAGCGGTAGTCGGCTGCTTCAAAGGCGCCGAGGTTGATCCCTGTGGGCATGGCGGAGCAGTAAGGCCTGCTGCCGGGACGTGCAAGATATTGCTGGTGGTAATTCTCGGCGAAATGGAAGGTGCGGTCAGCTGCGATTTCGGTCGTGATGCTGTCCCGTTCGGCCTGGGTGAGGGCCTGTTGATACCAGTCACGACTGGTCAGGGCCAGTTGCATCTGCCTGGGGGTGGTGGTGTAGATCGCTGATCGGTACTGGCTGCCCTGGTCATTGCCCTGACGGTCTCCCTGTGTGGGGTCATGACATTCCCAGAACAGCTTGAGCAGATCGCTGACGTCGATGGCTGGGGTGCTGTAGACCACGCGGACCACTTCGGTGTGTCCAGTCCGTCCACTGCAGACCTGCTCATAGCTGGGAGCTGGAGTCTGGCCGCCGGCATAGCCAACTGCCGTGGACACAACACCCGGTAGACGCCAGAAACCTTTTTCAGCGCCCCAGAAGCATCCGCAGCCGAAAACAATTTCCTCCTGGTCCTCCATCAGCGGTGCCTTGAGTGGCGTTCCGAGAACAACGTGACGCTCGTCGCTGTTGCCGTCTGATTGTCCCTGCTGAGAACCCGTGAGCCAGTTGGGCAGCATCACATTCTTGTCTGTTCGGCAACCTTAGGCAGATGTCATCGGATCCAGGCGGATGTGATTGAGCAGTGTGGTGACGAAGGCGAACAGCAGAAACGGAACGCTGAGTACAAGAATTAAACCGACTCCCACCAGGGCAAACACCGGTCTTGAAGACCCCATGAGAGCCAGTCCTGCGGCAAGGCTCACAAAGATCACGGCCATCCAAGCCAAAATCTGTCCGTAGATATCCCCGAACGTCAGGGTGCAGCGGACCGAGAAAGGGGTACCTGACGTCATGGTTCGGCAGCAGAGACTCCAGCTAAGCCGAGGCTGGAGGGTTTGTCGCCCGTAAGTTGCACAACCTTTGCGTCAGGCCACCGTTTCCAGCCGTTCAGCCGCCTGTTCCCGTTCCCACAGACTCCGGTAGAGGCCCTTTTCCCTGATCAGATCGGAATGGTGCCCCTGTTGCACCAATCGCCCCTGATCCAGCACCAGGATCCTGTCGCATGCCGCGGCTGCCGACAGTTGATGGCTGATCATCACAATCGTGCGCTGCGTCTGGCGTCGCACCGAGGCGAGAATTTCGGCTGCTGTGTTGTTGTCAACGCTTGCCAGCGCGTCGTCCAGGACCAGAACAGGAGCTTTGAGCAGCAAAGCCCTGCCCAGGGCGGTGCGCTGCCTCTGGCCTCCACTGAGGGTGATCCCGCGTTCGCCGACAAGGGTGTTCATGCCATCGGGAAATCCGCGCACATCTCCCAGTAAGCGGGCCTGTTCAGCCGCTGCCTCAACCCGTTGCATGTCGGCTTCGGGTTCGCCGTAGCGAAGGTTGTCCGCCAGGCTGCTTGTGAACAGGTAACCCTCCTGGGGGACGAGGGCGATCTGTTCACGCAGGTCGTCCAGGCGCAAGTTGGTGATGTCATGTCCATCAAGGAACAGCTGATGGGCTGGCACCTCCACCATGCGGCCCAGAGCACGTGCCAGCGTGGTCTTGCCACAGCCAACTGGACCGACGACGGCCACCAGTTCTCCAGAGCGAATCTGGAAACTGAGGCCGTTAAGGGTGTCGCAATCGGATCCGTCGTAGCGGATGTGCAGATTGCGAGCTTGCAGTTCTCCGCGCACGGGAAGTTTCAGATGCTCCGGTTCGTGCGGATCACTGATCAGCGGTCGGCGCGACAACAGTTCCTCGACTCGCTCCAGGCTCACCTGTCCGGTTTGGAAGGTGTTCAGCGTGAAACCAAGCAGAGCGGTGGGAAACACGAGTTGCCCCACGTAAAAGATCAGGGCGACCAGGCCGCCGATCGACAGGGTTCCTTGCTGGAGCTGGCCGCTTCCGAGTGCAAGCAGCAGCAACAGGGAGATGGATGAGATTCCCTCCAGCAGGGGGAAAAGGGTGCTGCGCGTGCGTGCCAGCTGAATGGCCGTATCGCGATATCCGCGGTTGCGGGAACTGAATGCATTCAGCTCCTGCTGTTCCTGGCTGTAGATCTTGATGGCTGCGATGCCTGAAAGGTCTTCCTGGATCAGTTCACTGAGACCTGCCAGTTCTTCCTGCTGGCGCCGCTGTTCTCGCATCATGCGGCCTCCGAACAGGCGAACGGCGCCGAGCATCACTGGATAAGGGGAGATTGCAGCAACGGTGAGAACGGGATCAATCGCCAGCATGGCCGGCAGCGTGAAGGTGTAGGCCAGAACGGTGTTCGTCAGACTCAGCACGGCAAAACCCAGCAGGCGCCTGACGTTCTCGACATCGCTTGTGGCACGGCTGATCACTTCACCGCTGCCCGTTTGCTGGACCCAACCGGGCTCCTGCTGGAGCATTTGATCAAACAGCTTCTGACGAAGCTCAACTTCCACCTGGCGCCCGACTCCGAAGACCAGCTGGCGCGAAATGAGCCTCGCCACCCCCATGCTCGTGGCGAGCAGCACAATCCAGCCCGCCTGTGCCAGTACATCCGAAAAGGCGAAACCCTCCTGCAGGTCATCAATCACCCGTCGGATCTCGAGGGGGATGGTGACGCTGAGAATGTTCACGACGACCAGAGCGATCGCACCCATCAGCACCGTGCGTCGATGGGGTTTCAGGTAGCGGCCGATCAGATCGAGGCGGAAAGGGGCCATCGCGAACCCTGCACAATGAACAACCTAGGCATTGAGCTGATCCTCAGGAGAGCACCCAGACCCTGGAACGGTTGAGATTGGCGTCGAACTGGCCATCGCATCTTTTTTAAGGGATAGTGTTGATGTCCCCATCACCCGGCCCGGAGTGCATCTGCACCCGGGCTTTTTTCTGTCCGCCGATCCCCAAGGCTCCAGGCCTCTTATTCCCATGGTCTCCCAATGCCCTTCCTGGCCTCAGACACTGGAGCTTCTGCTGAACGGAGGCGTGCTCGTTCCTGACCAGGCAGCGGCCTTGATGAGAGCCTGGCTCTGCGAGGAACTCACTCCTGTGCAGACAGGGGCTTTTCTGGCTGCCATTCGGGCCCGTGGTGTCAACGGCGGTGAACTCGGAGCCATGGCGGCCGTGTTGCGTGAAGCCTGTCCTCTGCCAGGGGCACGCCCGGAACTGCTGATGGTGGATACCTGCGGCACGGGGGGTGACGGGGCGGACACCTTCAACATCTCCACCGCCGTGGCGTTTACGGCCGCAGCCTGCGGTGCCCATGTGGCCAAGCACGGCAATCGAAGCGCCAGCGGCAAGGTGGGCTCAGCGGATGTGCTCGAAGGTCTAGGCCTGCATCTGCAGGCACCAGCTGCACAGGTGGTGGAGGCTCTCTCTCAGGCTGGAGTGACCTTCTTGTTCGCGCCGGCATGGCATCCGGCTCTGGTGAACCTGGCGCCACTGCGCCGCAGTCTTGGCGTTCGCACCGTGTTCAATCTTTTAGGCCCTCTTGTGAATCCCCTGAGACCCAACGGTCAGGTGCTGGGCGTGGCCACTGAGGACCTCCTGGATCCAATGGCGGAGGCACTGCAGAGTCTTCGCCAGGAACGGGCCGTTGTGGTTCACGGAGCCGGCGGTCTGGATGAAGCGTCACTTGCGGGACCCAATTCCCTGCGCATTCTCGAAAAGGGAGTGCTGCGCTCAGAGTCCATTTCACCTGGAGATCTCGGTCTTCAGGTGGCACCGCTCGAAGCGCTGCGCGGCGGAGATCTTGCCTGCAATCAGGCGATCCTGAGTGATCTGCTCCAGGGGCGAGGCACCCAGGCCCAGGCCGAAGTGGTTGCCTTCAACTGCGCTCTGGCGCTTTGGGTGGCCGGTGTGGAAGTGGATCTGAAGTCCGGTGCCCAGCGAGCACTTTCGGCTCTGCGTGATGGCCTTGCCTGGGAGCGTCTTGAGCAGTTGCGCCTCGGACTGACCCCCGCCGAGGGAGGATGAGTGCTCCAGCGTTGTTGAGGAGATTCGTCTGCTGATGACTGCTTCATCCAGTGAGTCGGCATGGCTGGTGCTGGCCGATGGCACTGTCTTCTCCGGACTGCCCTGTGGCGCCGGTGGCAGCGTGGTCGGTGAGGTTGTTTTCAACACCGGCATGACCGGGTACCAGGAGGTGATGACGGATCCCAGCTATTCCGGACAGCTGGTCACCTTCACCTACCCGGAGCTGGGAAACACCGGGGTCAATCCCGATGATCAGGAGGCCGACAAGCCGCACGCCCAAGGTCTGATCGCCCGCCAGTTGTCGCCGGCGGCCAGCAACTGGCGCTCGCGTCAGAGTCTGCAGGACTGGTTGGAGGCCCATGGCGTTGTTGGTATCCATGGCATCGACACCCGCGCCCTGGTTCGCCATCTGCGTGAAACAGGTGCCATGAACGGGGTGATCAGTTCCGATGGACGGTCGCCTGCTGAGCTGCTTGAGGTGGTGCGTTCAGCGCCCTCGATGGAAGGTCTGAATCTCGCCGACAAGGTTTCGACAACCACTTCATATGAGTGGAACGCTCCCTGTGCAGTGGATTTCGACAGACGTTTGCAAAGTGGCCGACCGGACAGTCCGTACCGCGTCGTCGCGATCGATTTCGGCATCAAGCGCGCCATCCTCGATCGATTGGTCAGTCATGGTTGTGACGTGACAGTCATGCCGGCAGCCTCTGATCTGCAGAGCGTGCTGGCTTGCAAGCCTGAGGGTGTGTTTCTGTCCAACGGACCGGGTGATCCGGCTGCCGTCAGTGACGGGATCGCTCTGGCCCGCGGCCTGATTCAGCAGCGAGATCTTCCCTTGTTCGGCATCTGCCTCGGCCATCAGATTCTCGGACTGGCCATGGGGGGCACCACCTTCAAACTCGGCTATGGGCATCGCGGTCTCAACCATCCCTGCGGAACCACCGGGCAGGTGGAGATCACGAGTCAAAACCATGGGTTTGCCCTGGATGCGGCGAGTCTCCCTGCCGAGAGCATCGAGGTGACCCACCTCAATCTCAACGACCGCACCGTGGCAGCGATGGCCCATCGGCAGCA
Above is a window of Synechococcus sp. BIOS-E4-1 DNA encoding:
- a CDS encoding 3'-5' exonuclease, whose translation is MENPSVPGQLDLLSLSGGQPAPASPPQSSPQSLPQSPPQLLERPLTSPSPQSGAERHPAARTLLIVDTETTGLDPQLDHCLEVGVILFDVPSRQLLAQQSFLLPVESNAAEAINRIPASATNLPQPWRPALGYLQSLLDAADLLVAHNAAFDRQWFGRGHLPATDKRWLCSMEDMRWPPDRQLRSRPSVRDLALAYEIPVWAAHRALTDCIYLAEVFRRCEDLEQLIEHGLEPRQLMRAQVSYDNRHLARDAGFRWNEPVKGAWARRLSAREASNLDFTVVPVDPPLPLAS
- a CDS encoding PstS family phosphate ABC transporter substrate-binding protein, translated to MSFARQAFILFSLLAVASGVSASSDSSLTAVGAALPARLYRNWFAQITSSGGPEVSFRPVSSAEAQWALIRQTVDFAVSDAPIQPRDLAKVRRGVVQIPIAGEAITFGYNQPGCDLKLTQQQAVQVASGRITDWKQLGCKPGALTWVHRSDASGTTEAFTLTMQAFSSQWSLGTGQSIRWPAANAIAAEGNSGVAAAIENRRGAIGYLGLSHLSGSLRSAAVQNKAGEFLRPSVVSSAQTLKGIELDFNLAGSNPNPSVQGAYPIVTLIWGLAYRSGNGDNTQAVRAALDFMLSSQAQGRVAELGLIPLETEILSKSRPVIERISQ
- a CDS encoding Crp/Fnr family transcriptional regulator gives rise to the protein MDFSFQNRNRLHLAAGNVVPLHKNRLWLVVSGMVKLGAVSVHGDELLLGLAGPNETFGEPLSTVQAYEAVTLADSDLLCMTMGEVRESQDLANDLLGAVVLRHRQSEYLLSLLGLRRVEERVRGFLELLAQDYGQPCEQGLRLNLRLTHQEMASALSTTRVTVTRVIGLLRDEGWLKIDGQRHLVITHSPCK
- the msrA gene encoding peptide-methionine (S)-S-oxide reductase MsrA — protein: MLPNWLTGSQQGQSDGNSDERHVVLGTPLKAPLMEDQEEIVFGCGCFWGAEKGFWRLPGVVSTAVGYAGGQTPAPSYEQVCSGRTGHTEVVRVVYSTPAIDVSDLLKLFWECHDPTQGDRQGNDQGSQYRSAIYTTTPRQMQLALTSRDWYQQALTQAERDSITTEIAADRTFHFAENYHQQYLARPGSRPYCSAMPTGINLGAFEAADYRLPSQVWSHYDWSISHCVLRGDNSPIQLQT
- a CDS encoding ABC transporter ATP-binding protein: MAPFRLDLIGRYLKPHRRTVLMGAIALVVVNILSVTIPLEIRRVIDDLQEGFAFSDVLAQAGWIVLLATSMGVARLISRQLVFGVGRQVEVELRQKLFDQMLQQEPGWVQQTGSGEVISRATSDVENVRRLLGFAVLSLTNTVLAYTFTLPAMLAIDPVLTVAAISPYPVMLGAVRLFGGRMMREQRRQQEELAGLSELIQEDLSGIAAIKIYSQEQQELNAFSSRNRGYRDTAIQLARTRSTLFPLLEGISSISLLLLLALGSGQLQQGTLSIGGLVALIFYVGQLVFPTALLGFTLNTFQTGQVSLERVEELLSRRPLISDPHEPEHLKLPVRGELQARNLHIRYDGSDCDTLNGLSFQIRSGELVAVVGPVGCGKTTLARALGRMVEVPAHQLFLDGHDITNLRLDDLREQIALVPQEGYLFTSSLADNLRYGEPEADMQRVEAAAEQARLLGDVRGFPDGMNTLVGERGITLSGGQRQRTALGRALLLKAPVLVLDDALASVDNNTAAEILASVRRQTQRTIVMISHQLSAAAACDRILVLDQGRLVQQGHHSDLIREKGLYRSLWEREQAAERLETVA
- the trpD gene encoding anthranilate phosphoribosyltransferase, with translation MVSQCPSWPQTLELLLNGGVLVPDQAAALMRAWLCEELTPVQTGAFLAAIRARGVNGGELGAMAAVLREACPLPGARPELLMVDTCGTGGDGADTFNISTAVAFTAAACGAHVAKHGNRSASGKVGSADVLEGLGLHLQAPAAQVVEALSQAGVTFLFAPAWHPALVNLAPLRRSLGVRTVFNLLGPLVNPLRPNGQVLGVATEDLLDPMAEALQSLRQERAVVVHGAGGLDEASLAGPNSLRILEKGVLRSESISPGDLGLQVAPLEALRGGDLACNQAILSDLLQGRGTQAQAEVVAFNCALALWVAGVEVDLKSGAQRALSALRDGLAWERLEQLRLGLTPAEGG
- the carA gene encoding glutamine-hydrolyzing carbamoyl-phosphate synthase small subunit, which codes for MTASSSESAWLVLADGTVFSGLPCGAGGSVVGEVVFNTGMTGYQEVMTDPSYSGQLVTFTYPELGNTGVNPDDQEADKPHAQGLIARQLSPAASNWRSRQSLQDWLEAHGVVGIHGIDTRALVRHLRETGAMNGVISSDGRSPAELLEVVRSAPSMEGLNLADKVSTTTSYEWNAPCAVDFDRRLQSGRPDSPYRVVAIDFGIKRAILDRLVSHGCDVTVMPAASDLQSVLACKPEGVFLSNGPGDPAAVSDGIALARGLIQQRDLPLFGICLGHQILGLAMGGTTFKLGYGHRGLNHPCGTTGQVEITSQNHGFALDAASLPAESIEVTHLNLNDRTVAAMAHRQQPLFGVQYHPEASPGPHDADHHFARFVSLMSDRR